A single region of the Actinoplanes sp. SE50/110 genome encodes:
- a CDS encoding SDR family oxidoreductase, whose translation MELHNAVALVTGANRGFGRHLAAQLLERGAKVYAAARRPESVDLPGSIPLRLDVTDPTSIAAAVAAAPDVTLLINNAGAASGQPLLGGDLDLVRAEMETNYFGPLAVTRAVAPVIEANGGGAVLNVLSVLSWLHPAGLGSYAATKAAAWALTNATREQLAPAGITVTGLHVGYMDTDMAAGVPAEQKADPAGVAKLALDAVAAGAPEVLGDDLTRTVKASL comes from the coding sequence ATGGAACTTCACAACGCCGTCGCCCTCGTCACCGGAGCCAACCGCGGATTCGGCCGGCACCTCGCCGCCCAGCTGCTCGAACGCGGCGCCAAGGTGTACGCCGCCGCCCGTCGCCCGGAGAGTGTCGACCTGCCCGGGTCCATCCCGCTGCGCCTCGACGTCACCGACCCGACCTCGATCGCCGCCGCCGTCGCGGCCGCTCCCGACGTCACCCTGCTGATCAACAACGCCGGCGCGGCCAGCGGTCAGCCGCTGCTCGGTGGCGACCTGGACCTGGTCCGGGCCGAGATGGAGACCAACTACTTCGGGCCGCTGGCGGTGACCCGGGCGGTCGCGCCGGTGATCGAGGCGAACGGCGGGGGAGCGGTGCTCAACGTCCTGTCCGTGCTGTCCTGGCTGCACCCGGCGGGGCTCGGCTCCTACGCGGCGACCAAGGCGGCGGCCTGGGCGCTGACCAACGCCACCCGCGAGCAGCTGGCCCCGGCCGGGATCACGGTGACCGGACTGCACGTCGGCTACATGGACACCGACATGGCCGCCGGCGTCCCGGCCGAGCAGAAGGCCGATCCGGCCGGGGTGGCGAAACTGGCGCTGGACGCGGTCGCCGCCGGGGCCCCGGAGGTCCTCGGCGACGACCTGACCCGCACCGTGAAAGCGTCCCTCTAA
- a CDS encoding FMN-dependent NADH-azoreductase has product MKLLHIAASPRGGKSESLALAATFLTAAAEAHPGLQIEEWNLWDGTLPEFGPDAAAAKMAVFAGEQPQSPAWDAAVAAFHRFDAADRYLFSVPMWNAGVPYILKQFIDVVSQPGLVFGFDPAAGYTGLLRGKKAAVVYTSAVYGPDRPPAFGSDFQSRYFADWLHWAGVTDQTEIHFRPNLVTADAGTARKAAHAEAREQGRLFL; this is encoded by the coding sequence GTGAAGCTGCTGCACATCGCCGCCTCCCCGCGCGGCGGGAAGTCCGAATCCCTGGCCCTGGCGGCCACCTTCCTGACCGCGGCCGCCGAGGCCCACCCCGGCCTGCAGATCGAGGAGTGGAACCTGTGGGACGGGACCCTGCCCGAGTTCGGGCCGGACGCGGCGGCCGCCAAGATGGCTGTCTTCGCCGGCGAGCAGCCGCAGAGCCCGGCGTGGGACGCCGCGGTCGCCGCGTTCCACCGGTTCGACGCGGCCGACCGCTACCTGTTCAGCGTGCCGATGTGGAACGCCGGCGTGCCGTACATCCTCAAGCAGTTCATCGACGTGGTCAGCCAGCCCGGCCTGGTGTTCGGCTTCGACCCGGCCGCGGGCTACACCGGCCTGCTGCGCGGCAAGAAGGCCGCGGTGGTCTACACCAGCGCGGTGTACGGGCCGGACCGACCGCCCGCCTTCGGCAGCGACTTCCAGTCCCGGTATTTCGCCGACTGGCTGCACTGGGCCGGCGTCACCGACCAGACCGAGATCCACTTCCGGCCCAACCTGGTGACCGCCGACGCCGGAACCGCTCGCAAGGCTGCCCACGCCGAGGCCCGGGAGCAGGGCAGGCTGTTCCTTTAG
- a CDS encoding MarR family winged helix-turn-helix transcriptional regulator yields MSDTETAAWAALLRVHAAVVPVLDRTLQSACGLPLTWYDVLLELRHAPDGRLSMGELGERAVVSRTRVSRVVDQLVAAGLATRETNPDDRRSAHAAITDAGRQRLREAAPIYLDGIRRHFTGLMSTDEARVVARALDGVLRKQA; encoded by the coding sequence ATGAGCGACACCGAAACCGCCGCCTGGGCCGCGCTGTTGCGGGTGCACGCGGCCGTGGTGCCGGTCCTCGACCGCACCCTGCAGAGCGCCTGTGGGCTGCCATTGACGTGGTACGACGTGCTGCTGGAGCTGCGTCACGCGCCGGACGGCCGGCTCAGCATGGGTGAGCTGGGGGAGCGGGCGGTGGTCAGCCGCACCCGGGTCAGCCGCGTGGTCGACCAGCTCGTCGCGGCCGGCCTGGCGACCCGGGAGACCAATCCGGACGATCGGCGCTCGGCGCACGCGGCGATCACCGACGCCGGCCGGCAGCGGCTGCGCGAGGCGGCACCGATCTATCTGGACGGGATCCGGCGGCACTTCACCGGGCTGATGTCCACCGACGAGGCGCGCGTGGTGGCCCGGGCCCTGGACGGGGTGCTGCGGAAACAGGCGTGA
- a CDS encoding GntP family permease, producing the protein MSTITDAGTGQLIVAAVLGIAAVVLLIAGAKWHPFLALIVGTGVLGLVAGADPAKIVTSFTTGLGSTVGSVGVLIALGSMIGALLTESGGADGIVHRLVTGVSGTVLPWAMAGVAALVGLPLFFEIGVVLLVPIVLLVARRTDVGLLRIGIPALAGLSVLHGLVPPHPGPLVAIDSLHADLGLTLIFGLICAIPTVIVAGPLFGNLIAARVPVDVPRRPDVDLDADGAAEREPEAVRRNPGFWPAVLTVLLPVVLMLARAVAELTLPDDNSVRKVLDVLGTPIVALLFGVLLAMWSLGHRAGFDRRETSGIVGGALPPIAGILLIVAAGGGFKQVLVDSGVGRVIADAAKDASINALLLGFLVAVGIRVATGSATVATITAAGIVTPLAATLDRPTLSLLVLAIGCGSLFFSHVNDAGFWLVKEYFGMTVGQTVKTWSVMETIISVVGFGCVMLLSLVV; encoded by the coding sequence ATGTCGACCATCACCGATGCCGGCACCGGCCAGCTGATCGTCGCCGCGGTGCTCGGCATCGCGGCGGTCGTCCTGCTCATCGCCGGGGCCAAGTGGCATCCGTTCCTCGCCCTGATCGTCGGAACCGGCGTGCTCGGCCTGGTGGCCGGCGCCGACCCGGCCAAGATCGTCACCTCGTTCACCACCGGGCTGGGCAGCACGGTGGGCAGCGTGGGCGTGCTGATCGCGCTCGGCTCGATGATCGGGGCGCTGCTGACCGAGTCGGGTGGCGCCGACGGGATCGTGCACCGGCTCGTCACCGGGGTCTCCGGGACCGTCCTGCCCTGGGCGATGGCCGGGGTGGCGGCGCTCGTCGGGCTGCCGCTGTTCTTCGAGATCGGTGTCGTGCTGCTGGTGCCGATCGTGCTGCTGGTGGCCCGGCGGACCGACGTGGGGCTGCTGCGGATCGGGATTCCGGCGCTGGCCGGGCTCTCCGTGCTGCACGGACTGGTGCCGCCGCATCCCGGGCCGCTGGTGGCGATCGACAGCCTGCACGCCGACCTGGGGCTGACCCTGATCTTCGGGCTGATCTGCGCGATTCCCACGGTGATCGTCGCCGGCCCGCTCTTCGGCAACCTCATCGCGGCGCGCGTGCCCGTCGACGTACCGCGCCGTCCTGACGTTGATCTTGATGCTGACGGTGCCGCGGAGCGGGAACCGGAAGCCGTGCGGCGCAACCCCGGATTCTGGCCGGCGGTGCTGACCGTACTGTTGCCGGTGGTGCTGATGCTCGCGCGGGCGGTCGCGGAACTCACCCTGCCCGACGACAACAGCGTCCGGAAGGTCCTCGACGTGCTGGGGACACCGATCGTGGCGCTGCTCTTCGGGGTGCTGCTGGCGATGTGGAGCCTCGGTCACCGGGCCGGCTTCGACCGCCGGGAGACCTCCGGGATCGTCGGCGGCGCGCTGCCCCCGATCGCCGGCATCCTGCTGATCGTGGCCGCCGGCGGCGGCTTCAAGCAGGTGCTGGTCGACAGCGGCGTGGGCCGGGTGATCGCCGACGCGGCCAAGGACGCGAGCATCAACGCGCTGCTGCTCGGCTTCCTCGTCGCGGTCGGGATCCGGGTCGCGACCGGCTCGGCGACCGTCGCCACGATCACCGCGGCCGGGATCGTCACGCCGCTGGCGGCCACCCTGGACCGGCCGACGCTGTCGCTGCTGGTGCTCGCGATCGGCTGCGGCTCGCTGTTCTTCTCGCACGTCAACGACGCCGGCTTCTGGCTGGTCAAAGAATACTTCGGGATGACCGTCGGGCAGACCGTCAAGACCTGGTCGGTGATGGAGACGATCATCTCGGTGGTCGGCTTCGGCTGCGTGATGCTGCTCAGCCTGGTGGTCTAG